DNA from Aggregatimonas sangjinii:
TAAGATGGCGATGAGCAATAAGGCCCATCCCGCGGACTTCCTGGCATCTTTCACCCTTTTTACCGTGAAAAACCTGACGATGACGTGGGGCAGACCGGCGGTACCGACCATAAGGGCCAAGGTAATGGCAAAAATATCGGTCATCGATTTGGAACCGTCGGTATATTCATTGAAACCAAGTTCGGTCGAGAGTCCGTCTAACTTATCCAATAGAAAAGTTCCGGAACCGTCGTTCAGCGTAGAACCCATACCAATTTGTGGAATGGGATTTCCTGTCATTTGAATCGAGATAAAGATTGCGGGTACCATAAAGGCGAAAATCAAAATGCAATACTGGGCAACCTGGGTATAGGTGATGCCTTTCATTCCACCAAGTACGGCATAAAATAGAACGATGATCATTCCGATAATCACTCCAGTGTTGATGTCGACCTCCAAAAAACGAGAAAAGACCAATCCTACACCGCGCATTTGACCCGCAACATAGGTAAAAGAGACCAACAAAGCGCAAATTACGGCCACAATACGTGCCGTATTGGAGTAGTACCTATCCCCGATAAAGTCCGGAACTGTAAACTTCCCGAATTTACGCAGGTAGGGGGCAAGCAGCAGTGCCAAGAGCACATAGCCACCGGTCCACCCCATGAGATAAACTGATCCGTCATATCCGGCAAAGGCAATAATCCCGGCCATGGAGATAAAGGATGCGGCGGACATCCAATCGGCTGCGGTCGCCATTCCGTTGGCAAGTGGGGAAACACCACCGCCCGCAACGTAGAACTCTTTTGTGGAACCCGCCCTGGACCAGATGGCAATGCCGATATAAAGGGCAAAGGTGATTCCGACTAAAATATAGGTCCAGGTTTGAACGGTCATGCAAATGGTTATTGGTTAGTAGTTATTGATTATTGGTGATCGGAGCGTCATTTTTAAATCCAACACCGCACATCGAGCGCCAAATAACCTATTCATCATACCCGTATTTTTTATCGAGCTTGTTCATCAAACGTACATATACGAAGATTAAAATGACGAATACATAAATGGATCCCTGCTGAGCGAACCAAAAACCGAGTTTGAAACCGCCTATTTTAATGGTGTCCAGGGCATCTTTAAAAAGGATTCCAGCCCCGTAGGAAACTGCGAACCATATGAACAGGAGTATGAAAAGGTATCTTACGTTTTCTTTCCAGTAGGCGGTTGCTTTCTTCTGTTTGTCAATCATATAGTATCTCTTTTTTCATTTCCGCCCAGACGGAAATCCAATTTCGTAACAACAAGTTCCTAAGATAACGATTTCCGGTTGACCTTTCAGGATGGTAGAAAGAGTACCCCGCTCGAAGAATCCCTTTTGGCACCGGTAACGGATTTTAACACATTGATTTCTTGCTCCATGCGGAGAGCTCCCATCAGCGCAAAGACTACAGCTTCCTTGAATTCAATCAGTTCTTTTTTAGGAACGACTACTTTAGTATGCTCCCCCAGTTTTTCCTGAAGAACGTCGATAAGGAAATGGTTTAAGGCACCCCCACCGGTCACCAATAGGGAGCTCCCGCTTTTCGCGGTGGCATTGAGTCTTATTTGCTGTGCTACTTTTTCGCAAATATGATGTATGGAGGTGTGCAAAAGATTTTCGATGCGGTCATCCGTACCATCTACTATGGGGGCTACTTCTTCAACAAACCATTCATATCCGATAGATTTAGGATGGGGCAGTAAATAGTATTTCAGTCCGTTTAAACTATCCAGCATCATTTGATTGATGCTACCGGACCGTGCCAATTCTCCCCCTTTATCATAAGCCAAATCGATTTTTCTGGTGATATAGTTCAAAATCATGTTCGCCAAACCAATGTCGTAGGCAATGCGCTTC
Protein-coding regions in this window:
- a CDS encoding sodium:solute symporter family protein → MTVQTWTYILVGITFALYIGIAIWSRAGSTKEFYVAGGGVSPLANGMATAADWMSAASFISMAGIIAFAGYDGSVYLMGWTGGYVLLALLLAPYLRKFGKFTVPDFIGDRYYSNTARIVAVICALLVSFTYVAGQMRGVGLVFSRFLEVDINTGVIIGMIIVLFYAVLGGMKGITYTQVAQYCILIFAFMVPAIFISIQMTGNPIPQIGMGSTLNDGSGTFLLDKLDGLSTELGFNEYTDGSKSMTDIFAITLALMVGTAGLPHVIVRFFTVKRVKDARKSAGWALLLIAILYTTAPAVAVFARTNMINTVSNQPYADMPKWFSTWEKTELIAFDDKNGDGKIQYVADAKLNELTVDREIMVLANPEIANLPAWVIALVAAGSLAAALSTAAGLLLVISSSISHDLIKKVLKPDISEKGELWAARGAATVAVVIAGYFGIDPPGFVAAVVALAFGLAAASFFPAIVLGIFYKKMNKEGAIAGMVVGIVLMLFYMLKFKFGIFDGGKEAVAGLAKDWWFGISPEGFGTVAMIVNFIVAIVVMQFTPPPPQNVQDIVEDIRIPSGAGEATGH
- a CDS encoding DUF4212 domain-containing protein; translation: MIDKQKKATAYWKENVRYLFILLFIWFAVSYGAGILFKDALDTIKIGGFKLGFWFAQQGSIYVFVILIFVYVRLMNKLDKKYGYDE
- a CDS encoding anhydro-N-acetylmuramic acid kinase is translated as MKTYKILGLMSGTSLDGLDLCYCYITKGTDQWTFEIIETKSVGYSEAMQGELKDSIYLKADELLQFHNTYGTWLGQQAKQFVLEKKLDIDFIASHGHTTHHQPENGLTFQMGSGQHLANESGHKVICDFRTNDVALGGQGAPLVPIGDELFFGNYDFCLNLGGISNISLEQKGKRIAYDIGLANMILNYITRKIDLAYDKGGELARSGSINQMMLDSLNGLKYYLLPHPKSIGYEWFVEEVAPIVDGTDDRIENLLHTSIHHICEKVAQQIRLNATAKSGSSLLVTGGGALNHFLIDVLQEKLGEHTKVVVPKKELIEFKEAVVFALMGALRMEQEINVLKSVTGAKRDSSSGVLFLPS